In Macadamia integrifolia cultivar HAES 741 chromosome 13, SCU_Mint_v3, whole genome shotgun sequence, one DNA window encodes the following:
- the LOC122058707 gene encoding abscisic acid receptor PYL12-like codes for MMGRYHSHEMSPNQCGSTLVQTIDAPISLVWSLIRRFDNPQVYKRFIRSCSILDGNGGVGSLREVKLVSGLPAKTSRERLDVLDDDSHVMIFSIVGGDHRLINYRSTTTVHVIEEEKHDHNEIGKTVVIESYLVDVPMGSSKEDTCLFADTIIRCNLRSLARITEKMASVQNGESSRT; via the coding sequence ATGATGGGTCGCTACCATAGCCATGAGATGTCTCCAAACCAGTGCGGGTCGACCCTAGTCCAAACCATCGACGCACCCATCTCTCTGGTATGGTCCCTTATCCGACGCTTCGATAACCCACAAGTCTACAAGCGATTCATCAGGAGCTGTTCCATCTTGGATGGCAATGGTGGCGTCGGTAGCCTGAGAGAGGTGAAACTGGTGTCGGGTCTTCCTGCTAAGACAAGTAGGGAGAGGCTGGATGTGCTAGATGATGATTCTCATGTTATGATCTTTAGTATAGTTGGTGGGGATCATCGTCTCATCAACTATCGCTCTACCACCACTGTTCAtgtaatagaagaagaaaagcatgACCATAATGAGATTGGGAAGACGGTGGTGATTGAGTCTTATCTGGTTGATGTTCCTATGGGGAGTAGTAAGGAAGATACGTGTCTGTTTGCTGATACTATCATAAGGTGCAACCTTAGATCCTTAGCTCGTAtcacagagaagatggcttctGTTCAGAATGGTGAATCTTCGCGTACGTGA